The Anaerobranca gottschalkii DSM 13577 genome contains a region encoding:
- a CDS encoding VanZ family protein — protein sequence MKVRAWLILFFFIGLIFYLSSIPGLQVLPVLRYIHSLLENILSKFDMSLVRFSNWLGNSLPFDISDLRPFKVAGRDFIEYTSDNPRIVEFILRKIAHVVMFFFITLAFFLLASHYVKKVRSAILLAFLGGTIIAILDEYRQSFVPTRVASLTDVFINLVGVTLAIFFIWFALFITKGVRMKEYYKKISTEEIQQELPQSAPSLDEQQTKIYDKSFKEKLSNNGKQ from the coding sequence ATGAAAGTTAGAGCTTGGTTAATTCTATTCTTTTTTATCGGTCTTATTTTTTATTTATCCTCGATACCAGGTTTGCAAGTTTTGCCTGTCCTTAGATATATCCATTCCCTTTTAGAAAATATCCTTAGCAAATTCGATATGTCCTTGGTCCGTTTTTCTAATTGGCTTGGTAATTCCCTGCCCTTTGATATTAGTGACCTAAGACCCTTTAAAGTTGCCGGTCGGGATTTTATAGAGTATACCAGCGATAACCCTAGGATTGTAGAATTTATTCTACGAAAAATTGCCCATGTAGTTATGTTTTTCTTTATAACCTTAGCTTTTTTCCTACTAGCCAGCCATTATGTCAAAAAGGTAAGGTCCGCTATCCTTTTGGCTTTTTTAGGTGGAACTATTATTGCCATCCTTGACGAGTATAGACAAAGTTTTGTGCCGACAAGGGTTGCCAGTTTAACCGATGTATTTATCAATTTAGTAGGTGTTACTTTAGCTATCTTTTTCATCTGGTTTGCCCTTTTTATTACAAAAGGGGTAAGGATGAAGGAATATTATAAAAAGATATCTACAGAAGAAATACAACAGGAGCTACCACAATCTGCCCCTTCCCTTGATGAGCAGCAGACAAAAATTTATGATAAGTCTTTTAAGGAAAAATTAAGTAATAATGGGAAACAATAA
- the thiE gene encoding thiamine phosphate synthase, translating to MKGKTKIKGIYVIADFGIIKDSPFEYILETILESGIDAIQIRDKESDTHTLYKRALKIKKITEKYRIPLIINDRLDIAIAVDADGVHLGQKDLPVQVAREILGDDKIIGLSASNLEESLKGERAGADYLGVGCLFFTDTKKDTRKVTVEMIKRIKERVKIPVIAIGGINKRNLGEIKGNVDGVAVASAIFKSDNIKRETLELVESFWKG from the coding sequence ATGAAGGGTAAAACAAAGATAAAAGGGATTTACGTGATAGCAGACTTTGGGATTATTAAAGATAGCCCCTTTGAATATATTTTAGAAACTATCCTAGAAAGTGGTATTGATGCTATTCAAATACGGGATAAAGAATCTGATACCCATACCTTATACAAAAGGGCCTTAAAAATAAAAAAAATTACTGAAAAATATAGGATTCCATTGATAATCAATGATAGACTTGATATAGCTATTGCAGTAGATGCAGATGGGGTTCACTTAGGACAAAAAGATTTGCCTGTCCAAGTTGCTAGAGAAATACTAGGGGATGATAAAATTATAGGGCTTTCTGCAAGTAATTTAGAAGAAAGTTTAAAAGGAGAAAGGGCAGGAGCAGATTACCTTGGGGTTGGTTGTCTGTTTTTTACCGATACGAAAAAGGATACTAGAAAAGTGACTGTAGAAATGATAAAAAGAATTAAAGAAAGAGTAAAAATACCAGTAATAGCTATTGGTGGGATAAATAAGAGGAATTTAGGTGAAATTAAAGGAAATGTAGATGGCGTAGCTGTAGCCTCAGCAATATTTAAATCCGATAATATAAAAAGGGAAACCTTAGAACTTGTAGAGAGTTTTTGGAAAGGATAA
- the thiM gene encoding hydroxyethylthiazole kinase, translating to MIKELYKLDNILLEIKKQKPLVHHITNYVTANDCANIVLALGGSPVMAESIEEIEEIVSEASALLLNLGTLTEKAVQSMIIAGKKANILNIPVIMDPVGVGASEFRRKMVEKILKEVKVSVIKGNLTEIKNIYGLKEKGKGVDSANSNFSYEEKVELAKRLAIKFTCVVVVTGEIDIITDGKKIYKVKNGTPKLTQITGTGCMIGSIISTCCGVTNDYLLASTLAILIMGISGEKACNGRDGIDIGTFKVKLFDAINNFSKEDLARGRIYEG from the coding sequence ATGATAAAAGAACTTTATAAATTAGATAATATCCTATTGGAGATAAAAAAACAAAAGCCCCTTGTTCACCATATTACAAATTATGTAACTGCCAATGATTGTGCTAATATAGTTTTAGCATTAGGGGGAAGTCCAGTAATGGCTGAAAGTATTGAAGAAATTGAAGAAATCGTCTCTGAAGCGTCGGCCCTCCTTTTAAATTTAGGGACGTTGACGGAGAAGGCTGTTCAATCTATGATTATTGCAGGGAAAAAAGCTAATATATTAAATATACCAGTAATTATGGATCCTGTAGGGGTGGGGGCAAGTGAGTTTAGAAGAAAAATGGTAGAAAAAATATTAAAAGAAGTAAAAGTAAGTGTTATAAAAGGTAACCTCACTGAAATCAAAAACATTTATGGATTAAAGGAAAAGGGTAAAGGGGTGGATTCAGCTAATAGTAATTTTTCTTACGAAGAAAAAGTAGAATTAGCTAAAAGGTTGGCTATTAAATTTACATGTGTAGTAGTAGTTACAGGAGAAATAGATATAATTACCGATGGTAAAAAAATTTATAAAGTAAAAAATGGTACACCTAAATTAACACAAATAACCGGTACTGGTTGTATGATAGGCTCTATAATTAGCACTTGTTGTGGTGTGACTAACGATTATTTATTAGCCAGTACTTTAGCTATTTTGATAATGGGAATTTCAGGGGAAAAAGCTTGTAATGGTAGAGATGGGATAGATATTGGTACATTTAAAGTGAAGTTATTTGATGCTATAAATAATTTTTCTAAAGAAGATTTAGCTAGGGGGAGAATTTATGAAGGGTAA